In the genome of Candoia aspera isolate rCanAsp1 chromosome 4, rCanAsp1.hap2, whole genome shotgun sequence, the window GGGGTTATATTTTCCAAACAGTTTCACCAAAGCAGATTTGATCTCTTTGTTCTTGAGGCTGTATATGATGGGGTTCAACATGGGTGTTAAGATGCTGTACTGAATGGAGATCACTTTGTCCAAATCAATGAATGATTCTGAATTTGGTTTCATATACCGGAAGAAACCTGTAATGTAAAATAAGCCCACCACAATGAGGTGGGAGCTGCAGGTGGAAAAAGCTTTTCGCCTGCCTTCTGCTGAATGGATTTTCAGGATGGTTGAAATGATATAAATGTAAGAGACCAGGGTGAAAAGAAATGAGCTCAAGCCAAATATGAAGACAGAGATAAGAAGAACAATGTAGTTGATGAGGTTCTGCTTACAAGACAAGGCCAAAAGTGAAGGAAGCTCACAACTATAATGTCTGATGATATTCTTGCTGCAAAAATGGAGATTTAGCAAAGGTAGGACATTCACTATAGCATGAAAGAATCCCAGGAGCCAAGCTCCACCCACCATTTTATTGCATATCTCTTTTGACAAGTATCTGCTGTAATGCAGGGGGGCACATATAGCCACATATCGATCATAACCCATTGCTGAGAGGATGAACACTTCTGTACAAGCTGTTTGAAAAATGAAGAAGATCTGTGCAATGCATCCTTCCTGAGAAATGGTTTTCTGCTTTGTTACGAAGTTTGCCAGCATCCTGGGAACAGTGACTGAGGAATAGCAGATGTCAACGAAAGctaaatggctgagaaagaagaACATGGGGGTCTGAAGGTGAAGCTCAGACTTGATCACCAATATAACAATTACATTTCCCAAGATGGTGACTAAAAAAATGatcatgaagaagaaaagaagaaaatcctctATGTGTGGATCATTGGAGAGTCCCAAAAGGATAAACTCTGTTATTACAGTTTGATTTTCTACCTCAGATGATTTAAGAACCATAGGATCTgtcagaaaaggaaacaaaattggTAAAACTTCAAATTAAAGTTGAAAACTACATAAGAATGCATTATGTTGAGTTTCctacttttcatttctttcactaAAGGGCAAATTtaagtgtttatttttttccattttcatgatgtgtttagctgtttttatgacaTAATTCGTTAATTATTATAAAAGGTACTTGCTCTTAATATTGTTTTGCCTATCCATCTGTCCATGTATGAAGTGTGACATCCTCCAAGTTTACTGCATAGAAATTAAACTTCATTGCACGTGAAAAAACACTGAATTTCAATTGAGGAGCTCTTTATTAGATACAAATGCATTATGTCAAGACAAACTGGTCTTAAAATTTGTCTTGATACAGGTTAACACAAATTCCTAACCAACCTCTGTTAGAGAACTTCCTTGAGTGGAGTGTTGCACCAACGTCTGAAAAAAGTACCAACCTCTATTGGACAACTACCTTGTTcataaaaatgctttatttccTCTAACTCCCAGTCCACATGAAACATGCATTTACCTTGTAGGATGTAGTTTCGTTGCAGGAGAGAAACCCTCTGCATCATTGCCACCCTTGTCTAAGTGTGAGGGAGTCTTTCCTGGAGCAAGATAATAAAAAAAGCCCTGAGTTCATACCATATTCCTTCTGGAATTCAGGGCAGAGGAAACCGATTGGGAATCCATCATCCCCAGATAAAAATATATGCAGGGTAGATAtgtcaaaatattttcctttgctttgttttcctttcttttttcaatgtaaggtaatattttatttatatatatatatatatacacacacacatacatacatacatacatacatacatacatacacatatacatagacacacacacacacacacacacacacacatatatttgatttgttgttgtttttgtctgATCTATTGAGTGCAGAtcactttaattttaattaattaaaattaacccATTGTTGAGAGGATGAACACTTCTGTACAAGCAATTTGGAAAAAGAAGGCAATCTGGGCAATGCATCCTTTCCAGCAAATGGTTTTCTGCTTTGTTACGAAGTTTGCCAGCATCTCTTGAATAGTGACTGGGGAATAGCAGATGTCAACAAAAGCTAAATGGCTGAGAGAGAAGAATGTGGGCATCTGAACAACAATCTGAATGTTGTTGCAAACAGGATATAGACTAAAAGGAACTGGTCTTTTTTTACATTTACTCAAGCACCCTCAAGTGTTCAAAGGAATTCATATAATAATCAATTTCTCTGCACAAAAGTTGTTGGACAAATCAGGATTTTTATTGTGAGTACTACAGAAAGGATAGAAGATTATGTTTTACATCCAtttcaaatatgtatgtatgtacgtatgaaTGTAttggacttatatggccacccatctcatacaatgactctaggtggctcacaacaatccataaatcatagttaaaaactttccccccaggcaccagGCCAAACATCCTTACAGCTCAATCCTCCCATACAAGCTtggaggaagagccaggtcttcacagtgtTCCAGAAGGGTAGGGAGTTTAGGGTTGAAaagtatactgtacatttaatCATTTCAACAACC includes:
- the LOC134496534 gene encoding olfactory receptor 8S1-like — protein: MVLKSSEVENQTVITEFILLGLSNDPHIEDFLLFFFMIIFLVTILGNVIVILVIKSELHLQTPMFFFLSHLAFVDICYSSVTVPRMLANFVTKQKTISQEGCIAQIFFIFQTACTEVFILSAMGYDRYVAICAPLHYSRYLSKEICNKMVGGAWLLGFFHAIVNVLPLLNLHFCSKNIIRHYSCELPSLLALSCKQNLINYIVLLISVFIFGLSSFLFTLVSYIYIISTILKIHSAEGRRKAFSTCSSHLIVVGLFYITGFFRYMKPNSESFIDLDKVISIQYSILTPMLNPIIYSLKNKEIKSALVKLFGKYNPISNP